Proteins encoded together in one Deinococcus hopiensis KR-140 window:
- the udk gene encoding uridine kinase has protein sequence MTSPFVIGVAGGSGSGKTTVTRRVIETVGPGGVAVLSQDNYYRAQDDIAPEVRRKTNYDHPAAFDWELLREHLDALLSGVPIAMPEYDFTQDNRSPVTTTVLPAPVVVLEGFFALYDAELRDRMHLKVFVDADADVRFIRRLLRDTQERGRSSESVIGQYLEYVRPMHLSFVEPTKRYADVIIPHGGMNEPALDMLAARIRTTI, from the coding sequence GTGACCTCCCCCTTCGTCATCGGCGTGGCGGGAGGCTCGGGCAGCGGCAAGACCACCGTGACGCGGCGGGTGATCGAGACGGTTGGGCCGGGGGGCGTGGCGGTGCTGAGCCAGGACAACTACTACCGCGCCCAGGACGACATCGCGCCCGAGGTGCGGCGTAAGACCAACTACGATCACCCGGCGGCCTTCGACTGGGAATTGCTGCGCGAGCATCTGGACGCGCTGCTGTCGGGCGTGCCAATCGCCATGCCCGAGTACGACTTCACGCAGGACAACCGCTCACCCGTGACCACCACTGTGCTGCCCGCCCCCGTGGTGGTGCTGGAAGGTTTCTTTGCCCTGTACGACGCCGAACTGCGCGACCGGATGCACCTCAAGGTCTTTGTGGACGCCGACGCCGACGTGCGCTTTATCCGCCGCCTGCTGCGCGACACGCAGGAGCGCGGGCGCTCATCCGAGAGCGTGATCGGCCAGTACCTCGAGTACGTGCGGCCCATGCACCTGTCGTTCGTGGAGCCCACCAAGCGTTATGCGGACGTCATCATTCCCCACGGCGGCATGAACGAACCCGCGCTCGACATGCTCGCCGCACGCATCCGCACCACGATCTGA
- a CDS encoding E3 binding domain-containing protein, with amino-acid sequence MEQIAPLAKILAEANGLEWRNLRGTGPGGTIVEQDVIDHLTRIMSGEEEPPSTPVDAPPPEWTGTELPPGGGLLAPGMPSMDMLSSAGVDSDLAALVSQPAPAATTPPVPPAASAPDDDLEFELEDEQEPAPVQPTPPAMPSFSARVEEAPAQPAPVQTPEVVPAVPDLPTPAAPVMPSLGAAPTPAASAPTPSPSAPPAGGAKAGLGSLLSRLYQPGAGQPTPPPAQTTPSVPMPSAPMPSAPTPSVPAPAAAAQSPVTPPLPTPMPEVAAAAPTLPDAPRVVEAEEEAIPLAPAAEAVPAAVEEVRAPEVAPPAPVAEQAPAPASMPVPAAPVRDAVWFGTYLRRDANVSALSDLRRQLVSALGQDVPLGLLVARAAQRHADGLGLSAVAVQDLNASVARPVEGGTLRGALSSFTGEQEGTADLLVIDAGTLDLDDLHLPHTVTLSVGRVQNGLAALTLNGNVDAAQGARFLANVAATLEEPIILVL; translated from the coding sequence ATGGAACAGATTGCTCCGCTCGCCAAGATCCTGGCAGAAGCAAACGGCCTCGAATGGCGGAACCTGCGCGGCACCGGCCCGGGCGGCACCATCGTCGAGCAAGACGTGATCGATCACCTCACGCGCATCATGAGCGGCGAGGAAGAGCCGCCGTCCACCCCCGTAGACGCCCCACCGCCCGAATGGACCGGCACCGAGCTGCCCCCCGGCGGCGGCCTGCTCGCGCCTGGTATGCCCTCCATGGACATGCTCAGCAGCGCGGGCGTGGATTCAGACCTGGCCGCGCTTGTCAGTCAGCCCGCGCCCGCCGCCACGACGCCCCCCGTGCCCCCCGCCGCGAGCGCTCCCGACGACGATCTGGAATTCGAGCTGGAAGACGAGCAGGAGCCGGCACCCGTTCAGCCGACGCCACCCGCCATGCCCTCCTTCTCGGCTCGCGTGGAGGAAGCGCCCGCCCAGCCCGCTCCGGTGCAGACGCCTGAAGTGGTGCCCGCCGTGCCGGACCTGCCCACGCCCGCTGCGCCGGTTATGCCGTCCCTCGGCGCGGCCCCCACACCGGCGGCTTCCGCCCCCACGCCGTCTCCGTCCGCACCCCCTGCAGGCGGCGCAAAGGCGGGCCTGGGCAGCTTGCTCTCGCGGTTGTACCAACCTGGCGCCGGCCAGCCGACACCGCCTCCCGCCCAGACCACGCCCTCCGTGCCGATGCCCAGCGCTCCGATGCCCAGCGCTCCTACGCCCAGCGTCCCGGCTCCCGCCGCTGCCGCGCAGAGCCCGGTCACGCCGCCCCTGCCCACGCCTATGCCGGAAGTGGCGGCGGCTGCACCCACCCTCCCTGACGCGCCCCGTGTGGTGGAGGCCGAGGAGGAAGCCATCCCGCTCGCTCCCGCTGCTGAGGCGGTGCCCGCAGCGGTGGAAGAGGTGCGTGCGCCCGAGGTGGCCCCGCCCGCGCCAGTTGCCGAACAGGCCCCCGCGCCTGCTTCCATGCCCGTTCCGGCTGCTCCCGTGCGTGACGCGGTGTGGTTCGGCACGTACCTGCGCCGTGACGCCAACGTCTCCGCCCTGTCGGACCTGCGCCGCCAACTCGTCAGTGCGCTCGGGCAGGACGTACCGCTCGGCCTGCTCGTGGCCCGCGCCGCCCAGCGTCACGCCGACGGTCTGGGCCTGAGCGCGGTGGCTGTGCAGGACCTGAACGCCTCGGTGGCCCGTCCCGTGGAGGGCGGCACGCTGCGCGGAGCACTCTCGTCCTTCACAGGAGAGCAGGAAGGCACTGCAGACCTGCTGGTCATCGACGCGGGCACGCTCGACCTCGACGACCTGCACCTGCCCCATACGGTCACCCTCAGCGTGGGCCGCGTGCAGAACGGCCTCGCTGCCCTGACACTCAACGGTAACGTGGACGCCGCCCAGGGCGCACGCTTCCTGGCAAATGTGGCCGCGACGCTGGAAGAGCCGATCATCCTGGTGCTGTAA
- a CDS encoding Glu/Leu/Phe/Val dehydrogenase family protein, whose protein sequence is MQIFEEMQSRGHEALTLLHHAPSGLKAALAVHSTVLGPAIAGVRLRPLPEEEALRGALALSESLTLKAALAGLNYGGGACVLLMPEAGVDDPHAREALFRALGRQVRPLAPRVVLTEDIGVTPGDIAFVAQETPATLGVNTDTSRVTGYGVYRGMKAAARFALGSESLRGVRVAILGVGAVGRTLAEHLHREGARLTVADARSERAEDLADELGGLSVLSTEDLFDVPCDVFAPCGYGHSIRSAQVPRLQCRLIAGGEHHPLSRTGEAAVKEAGIVYMPDFAINAAGLIAAASSLTPEQAAERVYATVSRITAVAEQLGKPPHLVARRMAERRIDLIGNLGRGA, encoded by the coding sequence ATGCAGATATTCGAGGAGATGCAATCGCGCGGGCATGAGGCCCTCACGCTGCTCCACCACGCCCCCAGCGGCCTCAAGGCGGCCCTGGCGGTGCATTCGACGGTGCTGGGACCCGCCATCGCCGGTGTGCGGCTGCGCCCGCTGCCGGAGGAGGAAGCTCTGCGCGGCGCGCTCGCCCTCAGCGAGAGCCTGACCCTCAAGGCGGCGCTGGCCGGGCTGAACTACGGTGGGGGCGCATGCGTGCTGCTGATGCCCGAAGCGGGAGTGGACGATCCCCACGCGCGCGAAGCGCTGTTTCGCGCCCTGGGGCGGCAGGTACGGCCCCTCGCGCCCCGGGTGGTGCTCACCGAAGACATCGGCGTAACGCCGGGCGACATCGCCTTTGTGGCGCAGGAAACGCCCGCCACCCTGGGCGTGAACACCGACACCAGCCGCGTCACCGGCTACGGCGTGTACCGGGGCATGAAGGCGGCGGCCCGCTTCGCCCTGGGCAGCGAGAGTCTGCGCGGCGTACGCGTCGCCATCCTGGGCGTCGGCGCGGTGGGGCGCACCCTGGCCGAGCACCTGCACCGTGAGGGCGCGCGCCTGACGGTGGCCGACGCCCGTTCCGAACGTGCCGAGGACCTCGCCGACGAACTCGGCGGGCTGAGCGTGCTGAGCACCGAGGACCTCTTCGACGTGCCCTGCGACGTCTTCGCGCCGTGCGGGTACGGGCATTCCATCCGCTCGGCCCAGGTGCCCCGGCTGCAGTGCCGCCTGATCGCGGGGGGCGAGCACCATCCCCTCTCGAGAACCGGCGAGGCCGCCGTCAAGGAAGCGGGCATCGTGTATATGCCCGACTTCGCCATCAATGCGGCGGGACTGATTGCGGCGGCCTCCTCACTGACCCCCGAGCAGGCCGCCGAGCGCGTCTACGCCACCGTCTCGCGCATCACCGCCGTGGCCGAGCAACTGGGCAAGCCGCCGCACCTGGTCGCCCGGCGCATGGCCGAGCGGCGCATCGACCTGATCGGCAACCTGGGGCGGGGAGCGTGA